The proteins below come from a single Haemorhous mexicanus isolate bHaeMex1 chromosome 18, bHaeMex1.pri, whole genome shotgun sequence genomic window:
- the PFDN4 gene encoding prefoldin subunit 4, which yields MAATMKKAAAEDVNVTFEDQQKINKFARNTSRITELKEEIEVKKKQLQNLEDACDDIMLLDDADSHLIPYQIGDVFISHSLEETQEMLEEAKRSLQEEIEALESRVESIQSVLSDLKVQLYAKFGNNINLEAEDS from the exons ATGGCCGCCACCATGAAGAAGGCG GCTGCAGAAGATGTCAATGTCACCTTTGAAGATCAACAGAAAATTAACAAGTTTGCAAGAAACACCAGCAGGATCACAGAGCTGAAAGAAGAAATAGAAGTGAAAAAG AAACAGCTGCAGAACCTGGAGGATGCCTGTGATGACATCATGCTGCTGGACGATGCTGACTCCCACCTGATTCCCTACCAGATCGGGGATGTCTTCATCAGTCACTCCCTGGAGGAGACTCAGGAGATGCTGGAGGAGGCCAAG aggaGTTTACAAGAGGAAATTGAAGCGCTGGAATCCCGAGTGGAGTCCATCCAGAGCGTGTTGTCTGACCTCAAAGTTCAGCTCTATGCCAAGTTTGGAAATAACATAAACCTGGAGGCTGAGGACAGTTAA